The Christiangramia flava JLT2011 genome has a segment encoding these proteins:
- a CDS encoding NUDIX hydrolase: MIDSYSSEDKVLLAVDCIIFGFDEEDLKILLIKRDFEPEKGKWSLMGGFLKKNENLDEAANRILENLTGINNVYMEQLHSYSKIDRDPAQRTISVAYFALINIQEHNEELIEQYSAQWFSIAEAPELIFDHNSMVKHAISRLRYRTSKEPIGFELLPPKFTMRQLQKLYESILDEKLDKRNFINKINSMDILIKLEEKDMSSSRKGSFLHQFDHEKYEKKKAKGFDFKV, from the coding sequence ATGATAGATAGTTATTCTTCCGAAGACAAAGTACTACTCGCGGTAGATTGTATCATTTTCGGATTTGATGAAGAAGATTTGAAAATTCTCCTGATCAAAAGGGATTTTGAACCTGAAAAAGGTAAATGGTCCCTGATGGGTGGCTTTTTAAAGAAAAACGAAAACCTCGACGAAGCCGCCAACCGAATTCTTGAAAACCTTACCGGGATCAACAACGTGTACATGGAACAGCTGCACTCCTACAGTAAAATAGATCGTGATCCCGCACAGCGTACTATTTCTGTAGCTTATTTTGCACTGATCAATATCCAGGAACACAATGAGGAACTTATTGAGCAATACAGCGCGCAATGGTTTAGTATCGCCGAAGCTCCGGAACTGATCTTCGACCATAACAGCATGGTTAAACATGCGATTAGCAGATTGCGCTACCGTACTTCTAAGGAACCGATCGGCTTTGAGCTATTACCTCCAAAATTTACCATGCGCCAGTTACAGAAGCTCTATGAGTCTATTCTGGATGAAAAGCTGGACAAAAGAAATTTCATTAACAAGATCAACTCAATGGATATTCTCATCAAACTGGAGGAGAAAGATATGAGCTCGTCACGAAAGGGTTCTTTTCTTCACCAATTCGACCATGAGAAGTACGAAAAGAAAAAGGCGAAAGGATTCGACTTTAAGGTATAA
- a CDS encoding SOS response-associated peptidase family protein produces the protein MNARGEDFWETKSYKNYIQEGRCLILFDGFYEPHTIGKKKQAY, from the coding sequence TTGAATGCTAGGGGGGAAGATTTTTGGGAGACTAAATCTTATAAGAATTATATACAGGAGGGTAGATGCCTAATTTTATTTGACGGGTTTTATGAACCTCATACTATTGGTAAAAAAAAGCAAGCTTACTAA
- a CDS encoding helix-turn-helix domain-containing protein: MMKTFSFEIEGNSCIFDSLSSERDIYKEEENFKIFNLPQDLGTGVIEFYKLNEELNYYRWTGKINQSIKITFNFPKGWPFNLFQSFVGQLYFVPEQEIKVLYPYQQLIFNPLQNSKISFIPPINCNFQYSYIQIFKKKKSRHHTPFPLYSQLVKIPHSDKLVIEESCNQSLIRIGQELAKINRFNSGRQIYVQAKVLEIISMAQSSFNRKSDLQLQGISSYEYNKLQEAKNYIEANFHTIKRIQEIAYQINLPINSLQHLFKICEGQTINEYLKNYRLKYAWNHINEGKTTISDIVYRIGLTSRSYFSKIFKNKYGYYPSKLLEMNSISNKTKD, translated from the coding sequence ATGATGAAAACCTTTTCTTTCGAAATAGAGGGAAATTCGTGCATTTTTGATTCATTATCTTCCGAGCGAGATATTTATAAAGAAGAGGAAAATTTTAAGATCTTTAATTTACCACAAGACCTTGGCACTGGTGTAATTGAATTTTATAAGCTAAATGAAGAATTAAATTATTATAGGTGGACTGGAAAAATAAATCAATCAATCAAAATCACCTTTAATTTCCCCAAAGGTTGGCCCTTTAACTTATTTCAATCTTTTGTAGGTCAATTATACTTTGTACCTGAGCAGGAAATAAAAGTTTTATACCCATATCAGCAGTTAATTTTCAATCCTTTACAGAATTCCAAGATTTCTTTCATCCCACCAATAAATTGTAATTTCCAATACAGCTATATTCAAATTTTTAAGAAAAAAAAATCAAGACATCATACTCCATTCCCTCTTTATTCGCAACTAGTCAAAATTCCGCATTCAGACAAATTAGTGATTGAGGAAAGTTGCAATCAAAGTTTAATTAGAATTGGACAAGAACTAGCCAAAATAAATCGCTTCAATTCAGGAAGACAGATATATGTCCAGGCCAAAGTTCTGGAGATTATCTCCATGGCACAAAGTAGTTTTAATAGAAAAAGTGACCTACAGCTACAGGGAATTTCTTCCTATGAATATAATAAGTTACAAGAAGCTAAAAATTACATTGAAGCCAATTTTCATACAATAAAAAGAATCCAGGAAATTGCATATCAAATCAATTTACCTATTAATTCCTTACAACACCTATTTAAAATTTGCGAAGGACAGACGATTAATGAGTATTTGAAAAATTATAGGCTAAAATATGCTTGGAATCATATCAATGAGGGAAAAACTACAATTTCTGACATTGTATATCGAATAGGATTAACTAGTAGAAGCTATTTTTCTAAAATATTTAAAAACAAATATGGCTATTATCCTAGTAAGTTATTGGAGATGAACTCAATTTCTAATAAAACTAAGGATTAA
- a CDS encoding HAD family hydrolase — translation MRSKMLVFIFCVIAFSSFAQEFHKISGWNEDINNKLETFLEGSRIIKERKVAVFDCDGTLLGQSPYYLADEALYNYAGTHFSDKKDSLSIAKMAVIDSLLNGNNVGMDYVQKRISFLSGLSATEVQQIGEEMFQEKYQNKFYPQMKQLLANLEDYGFEIWVVTASPEVLYQQFVSENTGIPLNRIIGVKSVIHDGKVTRTLVQPVPQDAGKADAIQTFIKAKPLFVAGNSRGDWEMMNESVGLKMIINPDDSKKLQHEEDSSLNGQTLKEYWESQKALIVTCEDLPEGDHSYISKDLNIRKNAEHENN, via the coding sequence ATGCGAAGTAAAATGCTCGTTTTTATATTCTGCGTTATTGCTTTCTCAAGTTTTGCTCAGGAATTTCATAAAATTTCTGGGTGGAATGAGGACATCAATAATAAGCTGGAAACTTTCCTGGAAGGGAGTAGAATCATTAAAGAAAGGAAAGTGGCCGTGTTTGATTGTGACGGAACTTTATTAGGTCAGTCACCATACTATCTGGCAGATGAAGCACTTTATAATTATGCAGGAACTCATTTTTCCGATAAAAAGGATAGTCTTTCGATTGCAAAAATGGCCGTTATTGATTCTTTGCTGAATGGCAATAATGTGGGAATGGACTATGTGCAAAAAAGGATCAGTTTTCTATCTGGCCTAAGCGCAACAGAAGTTCAACAAATAGGAGAAGAGATGTTTCAGGAGAAATACCAAAACAAATTCTATCCGCAGATGAAACAATTGCTGGCAAACCTGGAAGATTATGGTTTTGAGATCTGGGTGGTCACAGCGTCACCAGAAGTCTTATATCAACAATTTGTAAGTGAAAATACTGGAATTCCATTGAATCGGATCATCGGAGTGAAATCTGTCATCCATGATGGGAAGGTAACCAGAACCTTGGTTCAGCCGGTTCCGCAAGATGCGGGGAAAGCCGATGCTATCCAGACTTTCATTAAAGCAAAGCCCTTATTCGTTGCCGGGAATAGTCGAGGTGATTGGGAAATGATGAATGAATCTGTCGGTTTAAAAATGATCATTAATCCAGATGATTCGAAAAAATTGCAACATGAGGAAGATTCGAGTTTAAATGGTCAAACCTTAAAGGAATACTGGGAATCTCAAAAAGCTTTAATCGTCACCTGTGAGGATCTTCCTGAAGGAGATCATTCATATATTTCAAAAGATCTGAACATCCGAAAGAATGCAGAACATGAAAATAATTAG
- a CDS encoding glycosyltransferase — MEKIEQLEPYNLKEIVITIPARNEEKTILKTLESIKTQEPIDKEFLVIVFCNGCSDSTVNLCNQFKSTNPTFPIEILISNEDFINNVGIARKILMDYASNKIKGSGWIIMTDADTVFHSSWLAAYNQLLKTNFDLICGIIIPQTDKLSTLQLKYIKLTRTYLEYVAKLQRELYAIDIEGGPDHSHNSGPNMAIRGKVYKKIGGIPPLACLEDIALYNRVLESGLRIKHSHSPISFTSARINSRVRGGFGDELRNVENCISKKVEGVQGLISKFEAMSEIKDRYQHRDYYDLEALSSKLCISSAKLKDLFSTYKTYQGINLQIDCYLQSNKDWNYKYPKIQLEKAIGQFDYYYRFSQTTISYNSERYIDRNL; from the coding sequence ATGGAAAAAATAGAACAACTCGAGCCTTATAATTTGAAAGAAATCGTTATTACTATTCCCGCAAGGAATGAAGAGAAAACTATTTTAAAAACTCTGGAATCAATTAAAACACAAGAGCCTATAGACAAGGAATTTCTGGTAATAGTGTTTTGTAATGGATGCTCTGATAGCACTGTCAATCTCTGCAATCAATTTAAAAGTACAAATCCGACCTTTCCCATCGAAATCCTTATTAGTAATGAAGATTTTATCAATAATGTGGGAATAGCCAGAAAAATTTTAATGGATTATGCGAGTAATAAAATCAAAGGGAGTGGATGGATTATAATGACTGATGCTGATACGGTTTTTCATTCCAGTTGGTTGGCGGCTTATAATCAATTATTGAAAACTAATTTTGATTTAATTTGTGGGATAATCATTCCACAAACAGATAAGCTATCTACCCTACAGCTTAAGTACATTAAGCTTACCCGTACATATTTAGAATATGTAGCGAAACTCCAGAGAGAATTATATGCCATTGATATTGAGGGAGGGCCTGATCATTCGCATAATTCTGGACCTAATATGGCTATTAGAGGAAAGGTTTACAAAAAGATAGGGGGAATACCTCCGTTAGCATGTTTGGAAGATATTGCATTATATAATCGTGTTTTAGAATCGGGTTTGCGTATAAAACATTCTCATTCCCCCATTTCTTTCACTTCCGCTAGAATTAATTCTAGAGTACGAGGTGGTTTTGGGGATGAATTAAGGAATGTCGAAAATTGCATCAGTAAGAAAGTAGAGGGAGTCCAGGGGCTAATTTCGAAGTTTGAGGCTATGAGTGAAATAAAGGACAGATATCAGCATCGGGATTACTACGATTTAGAAGCATTAAGCTCCAAACTATGTATAAGTTCAGCGAAATTAAAGGATTTGTTTAGCACCTATAAAACTTACCAAGGAATCAATCTACAAATTGATTGCTATTTACAATCAAATAAAGATTGGAATTACAAATATCCAAAGATTCAATTAGAGAAAGCAATCGGCCAGTTTGATTACTATTATCGTTTTTCCCAAACTACGATTTCATACAATTCAGAGCGATACATAGATCGCAACCTGTAA
- a CDS encoding NAD(P)/FAD-dependent oxidoreductase: protein MSKNCVIIGGGIIGLCTAYYLHKEGHHVQVLEKGNMDGGASYVNAGYITPSHIIPLSSPGIIAKGLKWMLNSRSPFYVKPRLNGQFLKWAWSFKKSANFPKVQKSVPVIRDINLLSRELYEDMKKAQEFPFAYERNGLLMCYQTSKGEQDEASIAEMAEREGMKVMHLTSENLQNQFPDAHYNVRGAWYYDCDAHMTPNEFMKQLKNYLLRSGVKIHTGTEVTNFNFSGDRISEVKSGDKKWQADEVILAAGSWSPVLARQLGLKILVEAGKGYSFNVYRDTGIKLPSILVEAKVAVTPMHGFTRFAGTMELGGINNIVNPVRVNAIADAAENYFSGLKISSTEKESVSTGLRPCSPDGLPYIGRSAKWKNLSIGTGHAMMGWSLGPATGKLISEIIDNKKPSLDLQPFQPERKF, encoded by the coding sequence ATGTCAAAAAACTGTGTGATCATTGGCGGCGGAATTATTGGTCTTTGTACGGCCTATTACCTTCATAAGGAGGGGCACCATGTGCAGGTGTTGGAAAAGGGGAATATGGACGGCGGTGCCTCTTACGTAAATGCCGGTTATATCACCCCGAGCCACATTATTCCTTTGAGTTCGCCTGGGATTATTGCCAAAGGACTGAAGTGGATGCTGAATAGCCGGAGCCCGTTTTACGTGAAACCAAGGCTGAACGGACAGTTTTTAAAGTGGGCCTGGAGTTTTAAGAAATCTGCCAATTTTCCGAAGGTGCAGAAGTCGGTTCCGGTGATCCGCGATATCAATCTCCTGAGTCGGGAATTATATGAAGATATGAAGAAAGCCCAGGAATTTCCTTTTGCTTACGAACGCAACGGCCTGCTTATGTGCTACCAGACGAGCAAGGGGGAGCAGGATGAAGCCAGTATTGCGGAAATGGCCGAAAGAGAGGGTATGAAAGTGATGCATCTCACCAGCGAAAATCTTCAAAATCAGTTTCCTGATGCTCATTACAACGTGCGGGGCGCGTGGTATTACGATTGCGATGCACACATGACGCCCAATGAATTTATGAAGCAACTGAAGAATTATCTCCTCCGAAGCGGTGTGAAAATTCATACAGGTACGGAAGTGACTAATTTTAATTTTTCGGGTGACCGGATCAGTGAAGTGAAAAGCGGGGATAAAAAATGGCAGGCAGATGAAGTCATTCTGGCTGCCGGTTCTTGGTCTCCAGTACTGGCCCGCCAGTTAGGTCTCAAGATTTTAGTGGAGGCGGGCAAGGGCTACAGTTTTAATGTGTACCGGGATACTGGTATAAAATTACCTTCGATCCTGGTCGAAGCCAAGGTGGCCGTTACTCCTATGCATGGATTTACGAGGTTTGCAGGAACCATGGAACTGGGTGGGATCAATAATATCGTAAATCCGGTTAGGGTGAATGCGATTGCAGATGCAGCAGAAAATTATTTTTCCGGTTTAAAAATCTCCTCTACGGAAAAGGAAAGTGTGAGCACCGGTCTGCGACCCTGCTCCCCAGATGGGCTACCTTATATTGGTCGTTCAGCCAAATGGAAAAATCTCAGTATTGGTACAGGTCATGCTATGATGGGGTGGAGTTTGGGCCCGGCGACCGGAAAACTGATTTCCGAGATTATCGATAACAAAAAACCTTCTCTGGACCTTCAGCCATTCCAACCGGAGCGGAAATTTTAG
- a CDS encoding acyl-CoA dehydrogenase family protein encodes MKHTAELERIVSRFNGQKNFIDKLTTFLSSNNYLVTAIPPNDDLYSWSQNLFNLLFHFGKTDLSVARVYEGHVNAIKLIKDFGTESQRAFYFNEVSKGKIFGVWNTDAPKNPLKASFTETKMELNGSKIFCSGGYRIDYAIVTYGSSSNRQMAVVPINSRTSVQENYAFWQAMGMENSRSTELTFTNYHIEKNVQLGNPNDYELQPWFSGGSIRFCAAQIGGATSLYEETIEHLRRKGRHENSQQLDRISQMRVEIETGKLWINKAKEVYGNANRYSSPEIVDFSNMMRNVTTTICEKILLLSTKSIGLPAYMNGHPVEQKLRDLMVYVRQPNPDMVSHNIGLYGVNQTME; translated from the coding sequence ATGAAACATACTGCAGAATTAGAAAGAATTGTAAGTAGGTTTAATGGGCAAAAAAACTTCATTGATAAACTTACAACTTTTCTAAGCAGCAACAATTACTTAGTTACAGCTATCCCCCCTAATGATGATTTATACTCCTGGTCTCAGAATCTTTTCAACCTATTATTTCATTTCGGTAAAACAGACTTGTCAGTAGCTAGAGTATACGAAGGACATGTTAATGCCATCAAGCTGATTAAGGATTTTGGGACTGAATCTCAAAGAGCATTTTATTTCAATGAAGTTTCAAAGGGAAAAATTTTTGGCGTGTGGAATACAGATGCTCCCAAAAATCCACTGAAAGCCTCATTTACTGAGACAAAAATGGAATTAAATGGTTCCAAAATATTCTGTTCTGGAGGATATAGGATTGATTATGCTATCGTCACCTATGGCTCGAGTAGCAATAGACAAATGGCGGTAGTACCAATAAATTCTAGGACTTCTGTTCAGGAAAATTATGCATTCTGGCAGGCAATGGGAATGGAAAACTCCAGAAGCACGGAGCTTACTTTTACAAATTATCACATAGAAAAGAATGTACAACTAGGAAACCCTAATGATTATGAACTACAACCATGGTTTTCTGGAGGCTCCATCCGTTTTTGTGCTGCACAAATTGGAGGTGCCACCTCTTTGTATGAAGAAACAATAGAACATTTAAGAAGAAAAGGGAGGCATGAAAATTCTCAACAACTGGATCGGATTTCACAGATGAGAGTAGAAATCGAGACCGGAAAACTTTGGATTAATAAAGCTAAAGAAGTCTACGGCAATGCTAACCGTTATAGCTCTCCCGAAATAGTTGACTTTAGTAATATGATGAGAAATGTCACTACTACTATTTGCGAAAAAATATTGCTGCTTTCCACTAAATCCATCGGTCTTCCAGCATACATGAATGGACATCCTGTAGAACAAAAACTGAGAGATTTAATGGTTTATGTGAGACAGCCTAATCCGGATATGGTTTCTCATAATATTGGTCTTTATGGCGTTAACCAAACAATGGAATGA
- a CDS encoding bifunctional PIG-L family deacetylase/class I SAM-dependent methyltransferase, with protein MKYTAEELKNAPDFNKQKIAEDLGNCVIFSPHPDDESLGCGGLIKSLTNSHSDVYVIFVTNGEKSHTNSRIYPPDILGMLRQQEAMDACKILGVKNSNVYFLNCGDGNIKNSYNQFKRNAKLFNKIFSSKNIKTVLMPWRRDHHIDHIATNELVRKILPEHIQTIEYPIWLWNKGIDSDWPETDEILPYKLNIEDVFSYKKRAIFQHRSQTTNLIKDDHNGFRLTSKLLKPFMGNYEYYFFPKLEKPNVPEEYFDKIYDQTDDPWNFETSTYEKDKYEQTIKSLPNNYYNNALEIGCSNGVLTKLISTKCKKLLAFDHNQKVLNAAKSRCKELKNINFTIGDLKSYFPDGQYDLIIFSEVGYYFNKETLLKILSKIDRSLVIKGHFVMVHWTPYVASYSLTGREVHMIFDENFSTNYRLRSMYRSELYEIVVWEKR; from the coding sequence ATGAAATATACAGCAGAAGAATTAAAAAACGCACCAGACTTTAACAAACAAAAAATTGCTGAAGATCTGGGAAATTGTGTGATCTTTTCTCCTCATCCTGATGACGAAAGTTTGGGTTGCGGGGGCCTTATTAAATCATTAACCAATTCTCATTCTGATGTCTATGTTATATTCGTTACCAATGGGGAAAAAAGTCATACTAATTCAAGGATTTATCCACCAGATATTTTAGGAATGCTGCGACAGCAAGAAGCAATGGACGCATGTAAAATACTAGGAGTGAAGAATTCTAATGTCTATTTTTTAAATTGTGGAGACGGTAATATTAAAAATTCATACAATCAGTTTAAAAGAAACGCTAAACTCTTTAACAAGATCTTTTCAAGTAAGAATATTAAAACGGTTCTTATGCCCTGGAGAAGAGATCATCATATCGATCATATTGCCACCAATGAATTAGTTAGAAAAATTCTTCCAGAGCATATTCAAACAATTGAATACCCGATATGGTTATGGAATAAAGGTATAGATTCCGATTGGCCTGAAACGGATGAAATTTTGCCATACAAATTAAATATAGAAGACGTTTTTTCTTATAAAAAACGTGCAATCTTTCAACATAGAAGTCAGACAACTAATTTGATTAAAGACGACCATAATGGTTTTCGACTAACTTCTAAATTGTTGAAACCTTTTATGGGAAATTACGAATATTATTTCTTCCCTAAATTGGAGAAACCTAATGTTCCAGAAGAATATTTCGATAAGATCTATGATCAGACGGACGACCCTTGGAATTTTGAGACAAGTACGTATGAAAAAGATAAATATGAACAAACTATCAAATCATTGCCCAATAACTATTACAATAATGCATTGGAAATTGGTTGTTCAAACGGCGTTCTAACAAAATTGATAAGCACTAAATGTAAAAAATTGCTCGCTTTCGATCATAACCAAAAGGTACTGAATGCTGCAAAATCGAGATGCAAAGAATTAAAAAATATAAATTTTACTATAGGAGATCTAAAATCTTATTTTCCCGATGGACAATATGACCTGATAATATTTTCCGAAGTAGGTTATTATTTTAATAAAGAAACGCTTCTAAAAATTCTTTCTAAGATTGATAGAAGTTTAGTGATAAAAGGTCATTTTGTGATGGTTCATTGGACACCATATGTGGCAAGTTATTCACTCACTGGACGAGAGGTTCACATGATATTTGATGAAAATTTCAGCACAAATTACAGGTTGCGATCTATGTATCGCTCTGAATTGTATGAAATCGTAGTTTGGGAAAAACGATAA
- a CDS encoding GDSL-type esterase/lipase family protein gives MMKRYVFLVVILTVTVGMAQNEIDTTYRPKTYPVQVRQFRTYPNDTSDIIFLGNSITARAHWNELLQIPKARNRGISGDTTFGILERLDEVTEGHPAKVFLLIGINDISRNFPDEIILQNYRKIIHRIQKESPETKIYIETILPVNALFEVYERHYHKDEHIIHINKELKKLARQTSVTLINIYPEFLDAQGRLDPDYTDEGLHLNENGYLKWADILKPYLVNIDKK, from the coding sequence ATGATGAAGAGATATGTTTTTTTAGTGGTAATTTTGACGGTGACTGTCGGGATGGCTCAAAATGAAATTGATACGACCTACCGACCAAAGACGTATCCCGTTCAGGTGAGGCAGTTCAGAACTTATCCTAATGATACTTCAGATATTATCTTTTTGGGAAATAGTATCACTGCAAGAGCACATTGGAATGAATTGCTCCAAATTCCAAAGGCTAGAAATAGAGGTATTTCTGGTGATACGACTTTTGGAATACTAGAAAGACTCGATGAAGTCACCGAAGGTCATCCAGCTAAAGTATTTCTTTTAATCGGTATCAATGATATATCTCGCAACTTCCCCGATGAAATCATTCTTCAAAATTATAGAAAAATTATCCATCGTATTCAGAAAGAATCGCCCGAAACAAAGATCTATATTGAAACAATTCTACCGGTAAATGCTTTGTTTGAGGTCTACGAACGGCATTACCATAAGGATGAGCATATTATCCATATTAATAAAGAGCTGAAGAAACTGGCAAGGCAGACTAGTGTTACACTAATTAATATTTACCCCGAATTTCTGGATGCTCAGGGACGCTTAGATCCCGATTATACGGATGAAGGGTTGCATCTGAATGAAAATGGTTATCTAAAATGGGCCGATATTCTAAAGCCTTACTTAGTAAATATTGATAAGAAGTAA